A region of Leifsonia xyli DNA encodes the following proteins:
- a CDS encoding polyprenyl glycosylphosphotransferase, giving the protein MTVVRPRLTAPVAPVALPGISSERAWAKLYKYRLLATDTAIILATTTGAIFVRFGFDDAVATTSGFHLGYLYLSLIIAATWLFTLSVYHTRDARVVGVGVSEYRRVVSATATTFGLLAILFLVAKVDIARGYFIVALPAGMAGVLFSRWLWRRWLFKQRTFDHYLSRALVVGRFTDVDYVVRQIHQKSGAAYNVVGAALDTGKRKGAKKDAEMRRRIAGPEREVPIVSDLSGVADAAARLGADTVIVAGRALSSGDFVRTLAWQLEGTATELVLASPLTDVAGPRIHFRPVEGLPLIHVEIPQFEGGKHVLKRAFDFFASGLALLLLSPLFLAVAIAVKLDDGGPVIFAQERVGRNGERFKMYKFRSMCVDAEDRLAALQATNDGQGLLFKMKNDPRVTHVGHVLRKFSLDELPQLVNVFLGDMSLVGPRPPLPSEVEGYENHVHRRLYIKPGLTGMWQVNGRSDLSWEESVRLDLYYVENWSLTGDLVIMWRTVKVLTHPVGAY; this is encoded by the coding sequence ATGACCGTCGTCCGTCCCCGGCTCACCGCGCCCGTCGCCCCCGTCGCACTTCCCGGCATCAGCTCCGAGCGCGCCTGGGCGAAGTTGTACAAGTACCGGCTGCTGGCGACGGACACCGCGATCATCCTCGCCACGACCACCGGCGCCATCTTCGTGCGCTTCGGTTTCGACGACGCGGTCGCGACCACGTCCGGCTTCCACCTCGGCTACCTATACCTGTCGCTGATCATCGCCGCGACCTGGCTGTTCACGCTGTCGGTCTACCACACGCGCGACGCCCGGGTCGTAGGCGTCGGCGTCTCCGAATACCGCCGGGTGGTGTCCGCGACGGCCACCACGTTCGGTCTGCTCGCCATCCTCTTCCTCGTCGCGAAGGTCGACATCGCCCGCGGCTACTTCATCGTCGCGCTCCCGGCCGGCATGGCCGGCGTGCTGTTCTCGCGGTGGCTGTGGCGCCGGTGGCTGTTCAAGCAGCGGACCTTCGACCACTACCTGTCGCGTGCGCTCGTCGTGGGCCGCTTCACCGACGTCGACTACGTCGTGCGGCAGATCCACCAGAAGTCGGGAGCGGCCTACAACGTCGTGGGTGCCGCTCTCGACACCGGAAAGCGCAAGGGCGCGAAGAAGGATGCCGAGATGCGGCGCCGGATCGCAGGCCCCGAGCGCGAGGTCCCGATCGTCTCCGACCTGTCGGGGGTCGCTGACGCTGCGGCGCGGCTGGGCGCGGACACGGTGATCGTGGCCGGCCGCGCCCTCAGCTCGGGCGACTTCGTCCGGACGCTCGCCTGGCAGCTCGAGGGGACGGCGACGGAGCTCGTGCTCGCCTCGCCGCTGACCGACGTCGCGGGGCCGCGCATCCACTTCCGTCCGGTGGAGGGCCTGCCGCTCATCCACGTGGAGATCCCGCAGTTCGAGGGCGGAAAGCACGTGCTCAAGCGCGCCTTCGACTTCTTCGCCTCCGGCCTCGCGCTGCTGCTGCTCTCGCCGCTGTTCCTCGCCGTGGCGATCGCCGTGAAGCTCGACGACGGCGGCCCGGTGATCTTCGCCCAGGAGCGCGTCGGCCGCAACGGCGAGCGCTTCAAGATGTACAAGTTCCGTTCCATGTGCGTCGACGCGGAGGATCGCCTCGCCGCACTGCAGGCCACCAACGACGGCCAGGGGCTGCTGTTCAAGATGAAGAACGACCCGCGGGTGACGCATGTCGGCCACGTGCTGCGGAAGTTCTCGCTGGATGAGCTCCCCCAGCTGGTCAACGTCTTCCTCGGCGACATGAGCCTGGTGGGCCCGCGGCCGCCGCTGCCGTCCGAGGTGGAGGGCTACGAGAACCATGTCCACCGTCGCCTGTACATCAAGCCCGGCCTCACCGGAATGTGGCAGGTGAACGGGCGCTCCGACCTGTCGTGGGAGGAGAGCGTGCGGCTCGACCTCTACTACGTGGAGAACTGGTCTCTCACCGGCGACCTCGTGATCATGTGGCGCACCGTCAAGGTGCTGACGCATCCGGTGGGGGCGTACTGA
- a CDS encoding CDP-alcohol phosphatidyltransferase, protein MSAGAVGGAAPAGHREIVARLSAAQKIKTRGAPGYSIYVNRPLGRHLAAFAYRAGLTPNAVTAISACFSLAGIVVLVAVPPQWWTGLLVWMALAVGYAFDSADGQLARLRGGGSLAGEWLDHVVDATKIATLHVAVLVMFFRWYPIPTAALLVPLGYGIVATVIFFTIILNEQLKRSRGWTPAASAASDTGRSTPLRALAALPMDYGFLCLAFVLAGFPLLFFWVYTAFFAANALYLVVALRKWFHDLEVLDAHTR, encoded by the coding sequence ATGTCGGCCGGAGCCGTCGGCGGCGCCGCACCCGCCGGCCACCGCGAGATCGTTGCGCGGCTCTCCGCCGCGCAGAAGATCAAGACGCGCGGGGCGCCGGGGTACTCGATCTACGTGAACCGGCCGCTGGGCCGTCACCTGGCCGCGTTCGCCTACCGGGCGGGTCTCACCCCGAACGCCGTGACGGCGATCAGCGCCTGCTTCTCGCTCGCCGGCATCGTCGTGCTGGTCGCCGTCCCGCCGCAGTGGTGGACCGGCCTGCTGGTGTGGATGGCGCTGGCCGTCGGCTACGCGTTCGACTCCGCCGACGGGCAGCTCGCCCGGCTCCGGGGCGGCGGCTCGCTTGCGGGCGAGTGGCTGGACCATGTCGTGGACGCGACCAAGATCGCAACCCTGCACGTGGCTGTGCTGGTGATGTTCTTTCGCTGGTACCCCATCCCGACCGCGGCGCTCCTCGTGCCGCTGGGCTACGGGATCGTGGCCACCGTCATCTTCTTCACCATCATCCTCAACGAGCAGTTGAAGCGCTCCCGGGGCTGGACGCCCGCGGCGAGCGCGGCGAGCGACACCGGCCGCAGCACGCCGTTGCGCGCGCTGGCAGCGCTGCCGATGGACTACGGCTTCCTCTGCCTCGCCTTCGTGCTCGCCGGCTTCCCGCTCCTCTTCTTCTGGGTCTACACGGCCTTCTTCGCGGCGAACGCGCTCTACCTCGTCGTCGCCCTGCGCAAGTGGTTCCACGACCTGGAGGTCCTCGATGCCCACACCCGATGA
- a CDS encoding glycosyl transferase, giving the protein MARTRVRADVPTVRILGTHGVPANYGGFETAAENVALFLRDQGWRVIVYCQAEGRGPIVEDEWNGIQRVTIPVAATGWLGTSRFDLRSIAHASRRPGLHLTFGYNTAVFNVWQRLRRIPNVINMDGIEWSRARWGKARQAILYVNERIACVVGDTLIADHPEIEVYLRRKAPARKITMITYGAYRVDDAPEAPAHELGLEPGRYFTLICRPIPENSILELVTAFSERPRGVQLAVFGSYRPDEDDYHRAVVEAASDEVRFVGSVYEPERIAALRFHGLGYFHGHTVGGTNPSLVEAMAAGNPVLAHDNPYNRWVAQDAALYFSTVAEASERIDRLVADAGLRAQLAAASRERHATEFTWEHVAGQYRDVLASYLERTHDDRRTLDPAR; this is encoded by the coding sequence ATGGCGAGAACGCGCGTCCGCGCCGACGTCCCGACCGTGCGCATCCTGGGCACCCACGGCGTGCCGGCGAACTACGGCGGCTTCGAGACCGCCGCCGAGAACGTCGCCCTCTTCCTGCGCGACCAGGGCTGGCGGGTCATCGTCTACTGCCAGGCCGAAGGGCGCGGCCCGATCGTCGAGGACGAGTGGAACGGCATCCAGCGGGTGACCATCCCGGTCGCCGCGACGGGATGGCTCGGCACCAGCCGGTTCGACCTCCGCTCCATCGCCCACGCATCCCGCCGCCCCGGCCTCCACCTGACCTTCGGCTACAACACGGCCGTCTTCAACGTCTGGCAGCGCCTCCGGCGCATCCCGAACGTCATCAACATGGACGGCATCGAATGGTCCCGCGCCCGGTGGGGCAAGGCGAGACAGGCCATCCTCTACGTCAACGAGCGGATCGCGTGCGTCGTCGGCGACACCCTCATCGCCGACCACCCCGAGATCGAGGTGTACCTGCGGCGCAAGGCGCCGGCGCGCAAGATCACGATGATCACGTACGGCGCTTACCGCGTCGACGATGCCCCGGAGGCGCCGGCCCACGAGCTGGGGCTCGAGCCGGGACGGTACTTCACGCTCATCTGCCGGCCCATCCCCGAGAACTCGATCCTGGAGCTGGTGACCGCCTTCTCCGAGCGCCCCCGCGGCGTCCAGCTCGCCGTCTTCGGCTCCTACCGGCCCGACGAGGACGACTACCACCGCGCCGTCGTCGAGGCCGCGAGCGACGAGGTCCGGTTCGTCGGGTCGGTCTACGAGCCCGAGCGGATCGCCGCCCTCCGCTTCCACGGCCTCGGATACTTCCACGGCCACACCGTCGGCGGCACCAACCCGTCGCTGGTCGAGGCGATGGCCGCGGGCAACCCGGTCCTCGCCCACGACAACCCGTACAACCGGTGGGTGGCGCAGGACGCCGCCCTCTACTTCAGCACCGTCGCGGAGGCGTCGGAGCGGATCGACCGCCTCGTCGCCGACGCGGGCCTGCGTGCGCAGCTCGCCGCCGCATCCCGCGAGCGCCACGCCACCGAATTCACCTGGGAGCACGTCGCCGGTCAGTACCGCGATGTGCTCGCCTCCTACCTGGAGCGCACACATGACGATCGACGCACCCTCGACCCGGCCCGCTGA